The DNA window ATACTGGATTGGGCAAATGCTGAgaaatagcaacaacaaaaaataagtgTGTGTATTACAGTAATGTGTGCAGAGATGGGTTTGAacatttgtgttaaaaaatattttaaatcagaggcttttatattttttttagaaaacataCAATCCAAGTGTAAAATTGTTTGTATGTTTTAGTGCTATTTATGTTTATGGATGTGTTTGCCATGCACCCAAGCAGCAGGGGTCTGGACCAGGAAAACAGTGcctgcacctgtgtgtgtgcgtgcctctcatacgtcacacacacagcttcagtGTCCCCTGTGTCCGTGTCCCCGGCGCTCCCTGGCGTGCGACTCCCTCCTAAATCCATCTTGGTGGCGTTTTTACAGTTGTTGGCCGATAAGCTGGCAGGGGGAAGATGAATAACCTGCCGCGCCACTGCTATCAGCACCTGTTTGTCGATTTAGCCGGCCGACGGGGCCTGTCTGCTCAGCATGGAGATTATTGATTCAATAAGAATTGCCATTAGATCATGCCATTAGGTTTCTCGGCGGCCCCTCTCCCCGTGCTGTCTGTCCCCCTCTCTGTCAGCTCAGAGGCTCATGCATCACACCCGTCAACGACCTCCTTCATTTGTACAAACGgggtgcgagtgtgtgtgtgtgtgtgtgtgtgtgtgtgtgtgtgtgtaagtgcgtgcatgcatgcactcGTGTTGTGCCAGCCACCCGCGTGATCCAACACCATGGTGCTCTCCCATCGCTCTCAGCCGGGGGATATTGAATGCTGCTTCCAACAGACCGATTGCTTGCCACAGGGATTCCCTCACAGAgtggaagaaaaagagaagacgAGTCAGGTTTTCTGAGGCTCCGACCGAGGTGGGGAGGAGATCAATCTTGGGGAAACTTCACTAACGTCTGTGGTCATCCAGACCCCAATCATCTTCCATGGAATTAgtcttgttttgtcactttagaattaaaaaaatgtcaagtgAGAATAATGGAGGTCCTTTGCGGATATATTAATGTCAATTTTACTCTTTGCTTTTGCTGTCGCACCCTGCTGTTACTGCGCTGACTCATTTGTCGATACTCCCCCTTTAGTATTACTGAGAAGCGAGTGCAGTGGCCGACTTGGGGTCAAAATGTCTTAAAGGGAGATTGAAAATAGGGCGGTTTCTGTTGGATGTCATGGTTATGATGATATGTGGGGTCATGATCTGGCCAGTGGGCAGAGCGCAGGGAAGGTACAAAGATGCCATTGTCAGAGCAGTGTCATGCCCGGAAGGGGAACTGGCCCTGGATTCTTTATTTGCTTTGGTGCAGCATGTTTTATAGCTCTACAATCTTACGAGTAAGTGCTCAAAGAAAGCATGTTTTCCCCAGACATTTAAGAGCATTTAAAGTCAAGTCTCTATTTATCTCCCTTCCTTCTCTCCTGTTTTCATCCGTCCCTCTTCATTCACCCCCGAGGTAAAAAGACTCTTCTCGGCTGCTCAGGAATGTAATAATACCGGTTTCTTTTGGTCGGGATATTGTGTCTGTCTCCCTGGGTTTAAATTGCTCCCTGAAAGGCACTTCAGAGGCTACGACAGTGTTGAGCCAGATGTTGACTTTGTCCCCAGAGGGTCcgcatgacatttttttcatccTCACCTCCTTCATTCCTCTGTAACATCCACCTCTTACCCGGTTTTACAGGGTAGTtagtgagaaaagaaaaagaaagaggaaagagagagaagggggtggAGCAAGAGAAAGGTGGTGCTCACAGATATAATGCTTGGCTGGAGTTGTAAAGCCCTCGCATTTCAGGTGCCACGACTGAACTTTTGATGTCTCGCTGTATCTCCTCACCTCCCTCCCGCCTCCCCTCCTGCCTAAGCCTCAGATTGGAAGTTGCCACGGCAGCACAACTGTCAGCACTTGTCATGGAGGGGAGAGGGCCCCAACGTGATGCGAAAGTGACAGGGTTTTATTTGGAAATCCTGTTGGGATCGGACACTGAGACTCTCGAGTCAACAGAGTGAGGCagatgaagaggaagggaggaaagaGTTAAGAGAAATGAGATGGAAGAAATAAAATAGTGATAGCACCAcgggaaaataaatgaaaaacaggaaagagaatacattatatttgTCTCTCTTATGCTGCAGAGCAAGAATTCCTCCAGCTGAACAACAAATCAATTCAAGGAAAAATTACATTGCACTTAGAGCTTATGATAACACTTTGATTGCTTTGGTTAAAGTTCTTTCATCTTCTTTTATAGCACATCAACAACGACCACATccatggggaaaaaaaggagtTTGTGTGTCGGTGGGAAGAATGTTCTCGAGAGCAGAAGCCCTTCAAAGCACAATACATGCTGGTGGTCCACATGCGCAGACATACTGGGGAAAAACCTCACAAGTGCACAGTAAGGAAACTCCTGTTTGCACAGTTTACGTCCTTTATTTGCAAATGACAAACTATTACTACTACATATAACCTGCTAACATGAGATTCAGCCTGTATGAGTGatgtcctcttcctcttctctctcttcctgcaGTTTGAGGGCTGTGCCAAGGCCTACTCCCGTCTGGAAAACCTTAAAACTCACTTACGCTCGCATACCGGAGAGAAACCTTATGTGTGCGAACACGAAGGCTGCAACAAGGCTTTTTCTAATGCCTCAGACCGGGCCAAACATCAGAATCGCACACACTCAAATGAGGTACTGACAAACGTCATTTTTTCAGACAGTTATGCTCCTTCGACTTTGCTGCTTGTATGTGGTGTTGACAAGCATCAACGTGAGATCATGACTTCGTGTAAACATACatgcccactttcttaagccaagtggcgtgttatctgtacgcattttgagctatccgcgtgtatgtctacgctgtatacagcggacgtaaacatacacgccacttggcgtgttatcgccACTCTtgccgtgttatcgcgagaagaaagctacggttgggtttaggaaacgtgacacgtgggttgggtttaggaaaagaacaacaggGTTGgttttagtaaaagaagaaagcgactgtTGAGttaacgtcacacgcgggacacgatccccagtctcccgggtgaaagtcctctgttttacccatccaccaccccgaccaacctctctatgcggattttcgccctttcatactactcgctacggtgtAAAtgcacacgcaatcgcaaggtaatgtaagtcaatggaggccaaacgccgttgataaacacgctaaaaagcgagtatgtgtcttgataacatgccaataatggcatacgaattggcgtgtcatacatacgccacttcatgagatcagtctgcaagcATTGTGTTTCTCACAGCTCATCTTTCTCATTTCATTCTCAGAAACCGTATGTGTGTAAAATCCCAGGCTGCACCAAACGCTATACGGATCCGAGCTCTTTACGCAAACATGTGAAGACGGTGCACGGGCCGGAGGCTCACGTCACCAAGAAACAGCGTGGAGATTACCCGCGTCCTCCGCCCCAACGGGAGCCTGGGGGCAACAGCCAGGGCCGGTCGCCAGGGCAACTGCCCCTGGGCGGGTATACGGACCAAAGGGAGTACAACCATGCTACCTCAAAACAGGATGAATGTCTGCAGGTCAAGTCTATCAAGACAGAGAAGCCTATGGTACGACTTTATTTAAGGCTGACACTCACacctttacatttattttgattCTTTTCTTATACTTTTACTACTAATTCCTTTACTTTAACATCGTTAGTTTAAATGCCTATTATTTAGTGATTTAACATTGAATTGGGAAGCATGCACATTTAACACTGAATTCTTCTAATGAGTCAACTTTTTCTTCCTGTCCAATGCTTTGgcatttctctccctccctttctaaGGACAGTGGGTAATCAGGTGAGATAGGTATCCCTTCACATTGTAACATATTCTTTCCGAGTCTCACAGTTTTTCCCGTCTTGCTCATTGTTTTATTGTCTGTTTATTGTCTTTTCTCGTCCCATTACAACTGCTTGACTTTCACCCAAAACACGGCATATTTGTTCTCATTGTAGGTTTCCCTCATCCCtcacattcataaaaaaaactgattattCCTGTCAATTTAAAACACTTTCAAGAGTGGCAATGATATTTACCAAAGCCAATGCATTTTTCTGAGCAATGCCCATGCCTTTGGGCAGAACTCTGAGGGCACTGAAAGTATGCCTGACACTGCCCGGGGCTTCATTGTGTAGCCAAATGTATTCAACAGTAAACAGTACCCTCTAAACTCTATTGACACTTGATGCCAAAAAAAGTAATTCCATTATTCCCCAGTGCAACACAGTTCCTAAAATTCAGTAAACAACCTAATTAGGCTCTAGCCGTTCTCACAAGAGGCCTTTATCCTATTTGTCTATCCTCAAAACATGATtcctctttttgtgtgtgtgtgtgtgtgtgtgtgtgtgtgtgtgtgtgtgtgtgtgtgtgtgtttgtcctgaCTGGCTCAGGGGGGGAGGCATTACTCATGCCCCAATAATGTACAAAGCAATGTTTTCCAaacacctcttttttttctaaaaggaTAAATGCAGCAGTTGGTTCTGTAGTTTGGACGACCAGCTCAAACTGCAACAATTATGCAAGATGAATACATGAACACATGAATAGAATTATCTCTCATCATGGCCTCAttggtcatttttttaatgatcaTTGTCTAATGTTATATGGAATACATCTTTCAAAAGATTACATTGTATCATTGTTTGTGACATATGACACTGCATGTCTACCTTTATGTTTCCTGAAATAAACTTAATAAtcatcttttctttctttcctcccttCTCTCAATCTTTTCTTCATGTCTGGTCTGTCAGACGTCTCAGCCAAGCCCTGGCGGTCAGTCTACATGCAGCAGTGACCAGTCCCCCGTCAGCACCTATCCCAGCGGTGGAGTCCAGCTTGCTGTGAGCGCCGGACGCTCGccaggggaggggctggaggagGACGAGGGGAAAGAGGAAATCGAAGAGGAAGTGGAGGAGGTGTGTGAGGGTGAGCCAGCCCCCATCATGGACTCCACAGTCTCCACGGCAACGGCGGCCATGCTGACCCTGCAGGCGAGGCGAAGTATAGGCCGCCCCCTGCGCTGGATGGAGCACATCAAGATGGAGAGGCTGAAGCAGGTGAATGGAGCGCTGCCCAGGCTGGGGCCCCTGTCCCCTACACCGCCCCCAAAAGGTTCCACACTACCCAACATCCTGGGGAAGGGTAAGTTTAACCTTTTAAacgtttgttttaaatttgaggtccaatctttttctaaatgcTCTTAAAAGTTCAAGTCAACAACCCTCACAAATTCACGGCAGCATGTAGTATCCTATTTCGACACGTGGTTGAGCTTGTGTGGGCATTTCTATTGTTAAAAAGCACCTAGTACGAAGTACCAAATACACAGAATTTACACATCACGACAAATGCAAAAACGCACGTAAATTATCCTGAATTCCATCTTGCCCATTTTGGCTGAAGCATTCATGCAAAACAAATGCTTAAAATGTACTGTTCCGCTGGAAAATGGTATCAGAACCATATCAAGCCGTATATCATATCAGAGAAAATAGCATGTAACAGTGTTTCATGGCCAAGTGCTGCCTGTTGTCGATGGCAACATCTGTTTGAGGGATCTCTCCGCACTTGCACTTAAATAATTTGGCTTTTTCTCTCTCATCCTCCTGTAATCTCCATTTCATCACTTAATATCCTTGTTTACTGTCCAAACTGTTCTCattcctttttctctgtctgtgtttctccccAGGATCCTGTCTGGGCAGGCAGTGGGGGGTGTCTGCTCCTCAGCCACCTGTTCATGCTGAGCTGAGCAGCACAGAGCTAACAGTGCTCAATTTGCTTAGAGACCGACGTGACAGCAGTGGTAGCGCCACCAGTTCAGCCTACCTGAGCAGCAGTCGGCGCTCCTCAGGCATCTCCCCCTGCTTCTCCAGTCGACGCTCCAGCCAGGCTTCCCAGAGTGAGGGTACGATGGCAGCCGGCCACCACCGCCGCCTCCACAACCTTAGCTCCACTGACTCTTACGACCCCATCTCCACTGATGCCTCCCGCCGGTCCAGCGAGGCAAGCCACTATGGAGGTGGGACaggaggagggggtggaggGATACTCTCTGGTGGGGGCTGTGGAGGTGTAGGAGGAGTAGGtatggggggaggagggggatcACGGGGGATGCTCACTTTAACCCCAGCACAGCACTACCACCTGAAAGCCAAGTATGCAGCAGCAACTGGCGGCCCACCTCCCACGCCTCTTCCCAACATGGAGCGCATGAGCTTGAAGACTCGCATGGCCATGATGGATGAGGGTGGTAGCAACCACTCTTTGCCGCCTCTAGTCAGGCCACATTGCTGCAGTGATGGCACCAACGGGTACACCAATGGGTACATGGGACATGCAGGTCACAGGAGGAGGGTCCTCTATCCTGGCGAGGGGCCAATGAACGGGAACCGGAGGGCCAGTGACCCAGTGCGGACGCAGGCTCGGGATATTTGCGGTCTGCCCCCAGTGCAACGCTTCAACAGCCTTAACAACCTCCACCCTCTCCCACCTCTGTCTCATTATTCTACACCTGAAACTCGCAGCTTTAGCCTACAGAACTACACACGCTCAGAGGGCAACCTGCAGAGAGGCCTGCAGCACTCACCGTACACTCCTAGCATCGCAGAACACGCAGCCTTAGAAGCCCTGGCCATGGAGGATGACGGGGAGGCTGGTCTGTTGCTTGAGGATGAGGATATACTACCAGATGACCTGGTGCAGTATCTCCACTCCCAGGTTCAGGTGGATGGTGGCTCCTACATGCACATTGAGGACCAAATAGCTTCTAACCAGAGAGACACCTCCCATCCATCTATGGAGGAGATAGAACAGATCCAGACTTCAGGGTTGAATATGGCATTCCCTGGGCCCCAAACTATCCAGCCGCAGCAGACAGCAGAGCGGACGGGCCCTAGTAAGCTTCCCATCCAGTGGAATGAAGTGAGCTCAGGGAGTGCTGACAGGTCTCCTCAGAGGGAACAAAACCACCAGACACAGTGTGGAAGGTGGTCGGGCACAGAACATGGACCCTTATCTGCGCCTTTTGGCAGGTTTGGAAACATGGTGGTTCAGCAGCAAGTGCCCTCTGATTTCCAGAACAGTTGTGCCCAGGCTAATGAGTCTCAAAGTGCTTGCTGTGTCAACCCTGGGGTGAAGCTAGAGACATCGCCTAACTC is part of the Sander lucioperca isolate FBNREF2018 chromosome 23, SLUC_FBN_1.2, whole genome shotgun sequence genome and encodes:
- the gli3 gene encoding transcriptional activator GLI3, which translates into the protein METHSQASSAAEKKKRVETIVATKGSSARNDISEKAVASSTTSNEDERSGTPYHRERRNAISSQAPTSRGADRTVSEEPSTSTEDRPSLLKKELHGSLPHLADHALPYRGTLFTMDPRNGYLDPHYPAPQFFPAFHPPVPIDDRHTQGRYIYEPSPVPPLHVPPGLAGSPAFSDISLIRISPQRNPSVGAESPFHPPHPYINPYMDYIRSLHSSPSISVLSATRGLSPADAPHTGLTTAEYYHQMALLAGHRSPYTNDLLPSVASTAGASSASALHMEYLQAMENSRFSSPRLPSRPSRKRPLPISPLSEHSFDLQTMIRNSPNSLVTMLNNSRSSSSTSGSYGHLSAGAISPALSFAYPPTPVALHMHQTLIGRQPGIVGSAFGHSPPLIHPSPAFATQRPIPGIPPSGLSASERSALSNDSSQTKPTSESAVSSTGDPMHHKRSKMKPEEELPSPGAVSVQDHPDGMTLVKEEGDKDESKQEPEVVYETNCHWENCCREFDTQEQLVQHINNDHIHGEKKEFVCRWEECSREQKPFKAQYMLVVHMRRHTGEKPHKCTFEGCAKAYSRLENLKTHLRSHTGEKPYVCEHEGCNKAFSNASDRAKHQNRTHSNEKPYVCKIPGCTKRYTDPSSLRKHVKTVHGPEAHVTKKQRGDYPRPPPQREPGGNSQGRSPGQLPLGGYTDQREYNHATSKQDECLQVKSIKTEKPMTSQPSPGGQSTCSSDQSPVSTYPSGGVQLAVSAGRSPGEGLEEDEGKEEIEEEVEEVCEGEPAPIMDSTVSTATAAMLTLQARRSIGRPLRWMEHIKMERLKQVNGALPRLGPLSPTPPPKGSTLPNILGKGSCLGRQWGVSAPQPPVHAELSSTELTVLNLLRDRRDSSGSATSSAYLSSSRRSSGISPCFSSRRSSQASQSEGTMAAGHHRRLHNLSSTDSYDPISTDASRRSSEASHYGGGTGGGGGGILSGGGCGGVGGVGMGGGGGSRGMLTLTPAQHYHLKAKYAAATGGPPPTPLPNMERMSLKTRMAMMDEGGSNHSLPPLVRPHCCSDGTNGYTNGYMGHAGHRRRVLYPGEGPMNGNRRASDPVRTQARDICGLPPVQRFNSLNNLHPLPPLSHYSTPETRSFSLQNYTRSEGNLQRGLQHSPYTPSIAEHAALEALAMEDDGEAGLLLEDEDILPDDLVQYLHSQVQVDGGSYMHIEDQIASNQRDTSHPSMEEIEQIQTSGLNMAFPGPQTIQPQQTAERTGPSKLPIQWNEVSSGSADRSPQREQNHQTQCGRWSGTEHGPLSAPFGRFGNMVVQQQVPSDFQNSCAQANESQSACCVNPGVKLETSPNSCMEMRVTAHNSTNTFGRPNFSQIIAGHLSQAFKQQASNGPQKQSHFQQNHNSSTSCQIGNNLILSRASMDNLPSLSQGTALHHNRQVHVPRPPNNSYRNCVRAQQYLNPENSGEIQASLNQQQQLQRSGDHCSLAHQVSVLKLEATDHEYLEQGFGDCLSYEPADLKASSFPVLEDQCLLDSMAESVGQGGGSGNSASLLSPGADQVTSTVDGNVPGILDEGVSLDFGVMLEDGYDQGSLVSGVLSPSIFQGLSRTSSRLTTPRASATFHSVAPGLNNMAIGDMSSLLTTLAEESKFLAIMQ